One Equus quagga isolate Etosha38 chromosome 5, UCLA_HA_Equagga_1.0, whole genome shotgun sequence genomic window carries:
- the RHOB gene encoding rho-related GTP-binding protein RhoB, whose protein sequence is MAAIRKKLVVVGDGACGKTCLLIVFSKDEFPEVYVPTVFENYVADIEVDGKQVELALWDTAGQEDYDRLRPLSYPDTDVILMCFSVDSPDSLENIPEKWVPEVKHFCPNVPIILVANKKDLRSDEHVRTELARMKQEPVRTDDGRAMAVRIQAYDYLECSAKTKEGVREVFETATRAALQKRYGSQNGCINCCKVL, encoded by the coding sequence ATGGCGGCCATCCGCAAGAAGCTGGTGGTGGTGGGCGACGGCGCGTGCGGCAAGACGTGCCTGCTGATCGTGTTCAGTAAGGACGAGTTCCCCGAGGTGTACGTGCCTACCGTCTTTGAGAACTATGTGGCCGACATCGAGGTGGACGGCAAGCAAGTGGAGCTGGCGCTGTGGGATACGGCGGGCCAGGAGGACTACGACCGCCTGCGGCCGCTCTCCTACCCGGACACCGACGTGATCCTCATGTGCTTCTCGGTGGACAGCCCGGATTCGCTGGAGAACATCCCCGAGAAGTGGGTGCCCGAGGTGAAGCACTTCTGCCCTAACGTGCCCATCATCCTGGTGGCCAACAAGAAAGACCTGCGCAGCGACGAGCACGTCCGCACAGAGCTCGCCCGCATGAAGCAGGAACCCGTGCGCACGGATGACGGCCGCGCCATGGCCGTGCGCATCCAAGCCTACGACTACCTCGAGTGCTCGGCTAAGACCAAGGAGGGCGTGCGCGAGGTCTTCGAGACGGCCACGCGCGCCGCGCTGCAGAAGCGCTACGGCTCCCAGAACGGCTGCATCAACTGCTGCAAGGTGCTATGA